The genomic region CGCGCTCCGAAGACCCCGCCGAGCCCGAGCTCGGCGCGGCCGGCGCCCAGCTCTCCACCGCCCCGCTGGAGGACAGCCCCACCGGGCCGGCCGTCGGCATCGGGGTGATCGGCTGGGCCCGCTGGTTCTGGCGGCAGCTGACCTCCATGCGAGTGGCGCTGATCCTGCTCTTCATGCTGTCCCTGGGCGCGATCCCGGGCTCCCTCATCCCGCAGACCAACGTCGACGCGATGAAGGTCGCCGTCTGGAAGCGGGACAACCCGTCCTGGGTGGGCGTCGCCGAGAAGCTCCAGCTCTTCGACGTCTACAGCTCGGTGTGGTTCTCCGCGATCTACCTGCTGCTGTTCATCTCGCTGATCGGCTGCATCCTGCCGCGCTCCTGGCAGTTCGTGGGCCAGCTCCGCGGCCGGCCGCCGGCCGCCCCCAAGCGCCTGGACCGGCTGCCCGTGTACACGACGTGGCGCACGGACAAGTCCCCGGACGAGGTGCTCTCGTACGCGGGGACGGTGCTCGGCGGGCGGCGCTTCCGCACCGAGGCGGGCGGCGGGAACTCCGTCGCCGCGGAGAAGGGCTACCTGCGCGAGGCCGGCAATCTGGCCTTCCACGTGGCGCTGATCGTGATGCTGGTGGCCTTCGCCTGGGGCCAGTACTTCAAGTCCGAGGGCGGCAAGCTCGTCCTGCGCGGCAGCGGCTTCTCGAACACGCTCACCCAGTACGACGACTTCAAGTACGGCACCCTCTTCGACCCCGACGACCTGCCGCCCTTCTCGTTCACCCTGGACAGGTTCGACGCGACGTACGAGAAGAGCGGCCCGCAGCGGGGCACCCCGCGCGACTTCAAGGCGTACGTCACCTTCAGCGAGGGCGCGGCCGGCAAGCCGCAGAAGCGCGAGATCCAGGTCAACGAGCCCCTTCAGGTCGACGGCTCCAAGGTCTACCTGCTCGGGCACGGATACGCACCGGTCATCTCGGTGACCGACCCCGCCGGCAAGGTGATCTTCAAGGACGCCGTGCCGATGCTCCCCCAGGACGGCAACCTCACCTCCACCGGAGCCGTCAAGGTCACCGACGGCTACAAGGACAAGGACGGCAAGAAGGAGCAGCTCGGCTTCAACGCCGTCTTCGTCCCGACCTTCGCCGGCGAGGGCCAGGGCGTGATGTTCTCGCAGTTCCCGGAGCTGGGTAATCCGCGGCTCATGCTCAGCGCCTGGCACGGCAGCCTCGGCGTCGACTCGGGTCTGCCGCAGAACGTGTACCAGCTGGACACCGCAAAGATGCAGTCGTTCAAGGACGAGTCGGGCCAGCTGTTCAAGCAGAAGCTGGCGACCGGCGAGTCGATGGTCCTGCCGAACGGCGCGGGCACCGTGAAGTTCGAGGGCATCGAGCGGTGGGCCACCTTCTCCGTCACCCACCAGCCCGGCAGCGGCCTCGCCCTCGCGGGCGCGATCGCCGCCATCGCGGGCCTGGCCGGGTCGCTGTTCATCCAGCGCCGCCGGGTCTGGGTGCGCGCGGTGCGCGGCGAGGACGGTGTCACCGTCGTCGAGATGGCCGGCCTCGGCCGCAGCGAGTCCACCCGGCTCCCGGAGGAGCTGGCCGAGCTCGCCGCCACCCTGCACGAGCAGGCGCCGACCGCGACGCCCGCCGAACCTGTCGAAGAAACCCCCGAAGGAGAGCGCGGATGACGCCGCTCGCTGCCGCAGCCAACGAGAACCTGGCTCAGATCAGCAACTACCTGGTCTATTCGTCGATGGCGGTCTACATGCTCGCCTTCTTCGCGCACATCGCCGAGTGGACCTTCGGCAGCCGCAGCAAGGTGGCCCGTACGGCCGCCGCGCTGACCGCCGCCGCACCCGCACCCGCCGTGCGGGTCCGCAGCAAGGGGGGCGGTACAGCCGTCCTCGACAAACCGCAGGTCGTCACCCGCTCCGCCGCGGGCACGCGCGACGTGCCCGACGGCCCGGGCGCCGCGGGCGGCACCGAGCAGGGTGACCTGTACGGGCGGATCGCGGTCTCGCTGACCGCGCTCGCCTTCCTCATCGAGGCGGCCGGCGTCGTCGCCCGGGCGATGTCGGTGCAGCGGGCCCCCTGGGGCAACATGTACGAGTTCTCGATCACCTTCTCCACGGTGGCCGTCGGCGCGTACCTGGTGCTCCTCGCGCTGAAGAAGAACGTCCGCTGGCTCGGCCTGATCCTGGTCACCACCGTCCTGCTGGACCTCGGCATCGCCGTGACCTGGCTCTACACCGACAGTGACCAGCTGGTCCCGGCCCTGCACTCGTACTGGCTGTGGATCCACGTCTCCACCGCGATCTTCTGCGGCGCCGTCTTCTACATCGGCGCGGCCGGAGCGGTCCTGTACCTCTTCCGCGACTCCTACGAGGCCAAGATCGCGGGCGGCGGCAAGCCGGGCCGGTTCGCCTCCTCCGTGCTGGAGCGGCTGCCCTCGGCGAGCTCGCTCGACAAGTTCTCGTACCGCATCAACGCGGCCGTCTTCCCGCTGTGGACCTTCACGATCATCGCGGGCGCGATCTGGGCGGGCGACGCCTGGGGCCGCTACTGGGGCTGGGACCCCAAGGAGGTCTGGTCCTTCGTGACGTGGGTGGCGTACGCCTGCTACCTGCACGCCCGCGCCACCGCCGGCTGGAAGGGCCGCAAGGCCGCGTACCTCGCGCTCTTCGCCTTCGCCTGCTGGATCTGGAACTACTACGGCGTGAACATCCTGCTCAGCGGCAAGCACTCGTACGCGGGCGTCTGACCGGCGGGAGTGGGACGCTGGTGTCATGCCTCCTGTGAGCCATGGCACCAGCGAGAGCCCCGGCGGCGGCCGCCTGCGGATCCGCTTCGAGCTGCACCTCCCGTACGCGTACGAGCAGCTGTGGCCCGCCCTGACCACGTCGGACGGGCTGCGCGGCTGGCTGGCCGAGGCGGAGGTCCTGGAGCGCAGGCTCGGCGGGGAGGTCACGATGCACCGGCTGGGCAGCCCGACGATGGAGACCGGCCGCGTCACGGCCTGGGACGTCGAGCGGGTCGTGGAGTACACGCTGGGCGGGGACGAGCGGATCCGTTTCCACCTGGAACCGGTGGGGACGGACTCGACCGTCATCCGGTTCGTGAACGAGCGCCGCGTGGACGACCGGGCCGGGGCGGACGAGGCCGAGGCCGACCGCCTGGACTGGCTCGCGGTCTGGCACGACCACTTCGAACTGCTGGAGTCCGCGCTCGCAGGGCAGCCGGTCGACTGGGTCCTGTGGACGGGCGCGCGCCGGGGCGAGCTGTGCGAGGACTACGCGGCCCTGTCCAGGACGTAGGCGCTCACCCGCTCACCCAGCTCGCCCGCTCACCACACCGGCCGCAGGGCCGGCAGTTCCGCGTCCCCGTTGAGGGTGCGCACGACGCGCCAGAGCTCGCCGCGCAGGGCGGGGAGATCGGCGCTGCGGCCGAGTTCGTCCTCCAGCTGGTGCAGGATGCGGCCCGCGACGGCCAGGTGGTCGACGGCCGCCGGGGTCAGCACGACCAGCTTGCGGCGGCCGCCCTCGGGGTGCGGCTCGCGGCGGACGTAGCCGCGCTTCTCCAGGTCGTCCACGAGCTGGCCGGCGGCCTGTTTCGTCACTCCGAGCCGCTCGGCGAGCTCGGAAGCGGTGGCTCCGGGGCCTTTGAGTACCTGGAAGGCCATCCCGTGCTGGGGCCGCAGGTCGGCGTATCCGGCCTCGGCCACCCGCCGCGTGAACTCGCCCAGCAGCAGCTGGAAGCCCAGGCCGAGCAGGAAGGCCAGCTCGACACCCTCGTCTTCGTCTCCGGTCACGGAAACATGGTGACACACATGAGTCAATCTGCTTTACTCATGACAAGTAAAGCTCCTTGACTCGCAGATCGTGAGGAACCGCCTTGCACGTGATCGCCACGTCTCCCGAGCACGTCACCGTCTCTCCGAACGCCACCATGACCGGCCTGGCCGCCCCCAGCCGGGGCAGCGCCGAACTCAGCACCTGGCACGTCGACATGCCCGTCGGCGCGACCGGCCCCGAGCACTCCGTCAGCCGCGAGCAGATCTGGACGCTCACGGCCGGATCGCTGGAGATCACCTGGGACGGTGGCCGCACCGAGAAGGTCACCGCGGGCCAGACCCTGGTCCTGCCCCCGGACGTACTCCGCCGGATCCACGCCACCGAGTCCTTCGAGGCCTACGTCGCCATGCGCGCGGACGGCGTGGCCTCGGTCCCGGGCACCGAGGGCACCCGCGTCCTGCCCTGGGCGCAGTGAACGGCCGACCTGGTCCGGGCTAGTCCTTGTCCTTGCCGGTGTCCTTCTTCTTCTCCTGCTCGTCGCGCAGCGACTTCAGGAACTCCGGGTTGTCGTCGGGCGCGACCCACTGTGCCCGGCGCGCCCGGCCGCCGCCGACCGCGGAGCGCTTCTTGCCCGCGGCCAGCCACACCACCGGCCCGACGATGGAGAAGAGCAGGATGATGATCACCCACACCACCTTGGGCAGGTGCTTGACCTCTTCCTCCGGCGTGTTCAGGCAGTCGATGAAGGCGTAGATGGTCAGCGCGAGGATCAGCAGGAACGGCAGATAGCGCAGCACGGTGTGGGACCGACTCCCGGGCAGTGGCGGCGGGCCCGCAGCGGGCCCCGGTGACAGATCCAGGGTAGTTGGTGACGGATACTGGCCCCTATGGCTTACGACGATCTCCGCTCGCTGCTCCGGGCTCTGGAGCGGGAGGGCGACCTCAAGCGCATCAAGGCCGAAGTCGACCCGTACCTGGAGGTCGGGGAGATCGTCGACAGAGTGAACAAGGCGGGGGGTCCGGCCCTCCTCTTCGAGAACGTCAAGGGCTCGGCGATGCCGCTGGCCATGAACGTCTTCGGCACCGACCGCCGCCTCCTGAAGGCCCTCGGCCTGAAGTCCTACGGCGAGATCAGCGAGAAGATCGGCGGCCTGCTCAAGCCGGAGCTGCCCCAGGGCTTCATCGGCGTCCGCGAGGCCTTCGGCAAGCTCGGCTCGATGGTCCACGTGCCGCCGAAGAAGATCAAGGGCGAGGCCCCGGTCCAGGAGGTCGTCCTCACCGGCGACGACGTGGACCTCGACCAGCTGCCGGCGCTCTTCACCTGGCCCAAGGACGGCGGCTCCTTCTTCAACCTCGGCCTCACCCA from Streptomyces sp. NBC_00190 harbors:
- a CDS encoding PLD nuclease N-terminal domain-containing protein, with translation MLRYLPFLLILALTIYAFIDCLNTPEEEVKHLPKVVWVIIILLFSIVGPVVWLAAGKKRSAVGGGRARRAQWVAPDDNPEFLKSLRDEQEKKKDTGKDKD
- a CDS encoding MarR family winged helix-turn-helix transcriptional regulator, translated to MTGDEDEGVELAFLLGLGFQLLLGEFTRRVAEAGYADLRPQHGMAFQVLKGPGATASELAERLGVTKQAAGQLVDDLEKRGYVRREPHPEGGRRKLVVLTPAAVDHLAVAGRILHQLEDELGRSADLPALRGELWRVVRTLNGDAELPALRPVW
- the resB gene encoding cytochrome c biogenesis protein ResB translates to MSTTDNASTEAPRSEDPAEPELGAAGAQLSTAPLEDSPTGPAVGIGVIGWARWFWRQLTSMRVALILLFMLSLGAIPGSLIPQTNVDAMKVAVWKRDNPSWVGVAEKLQLFDVYSSVWFSAIYLLLFISLIGCILPRSWQFVGQLRGRPPAAPKRLDRLPVYTTWRTDKSPDEVLSYAGTVLGGRRFRTEAGGGNSVAAEKGYLREAGNLAFHVALIVMLVAFAWGQYFKSEGGKLVLRGSGFSNTLTQYDDFKYGTLFDPDDLPPFSFTLDRFDATYEKSGPQRGTPRDFKAYVTFSEGAAGKPQKREIQVNEPLQVDGSKVYLLGHGYAPVISVTDPAGKVIFKDAVPMLPQDGNLTSTGAVKVTDGYKDKDGKKEQLGFNAVFVPTFAGEGQGVMFSQFPELGNPRLMLSAWHGSLGVDSGLPQNVYQLDTAKMQSFKDESGQLFKQKLATGESMVLPNGAGTVKFEGIERWATFSVTHQPGSGLALAGAIAAIAGLAGSLFIQRRRVWVRAVRGEDGVTVVEMAGLGRSESTRLPEELAELAATLHEQAPTATPAEPVEETPEGERG
- a CDS encoding cupin domain-containing protein; the protein is MIATSPEHVTVSPNATMTGLAAPSRGSAELSTWHVDMPVGATGPEHSVSREQIWTLTAGSLEITWDGGRTEKVTAGQTLVLPPDVLRRIHATESFEAYVAMRADGVASVPGTEGTRVLPWAQ
- a CDS encoding SRPBCC domain-containing protein, which encodes MPPVSHGTSESPGGGRLRIRFELHLPYAYEQLWPALTTSDGLRGWLAEAEVLERRLGGEVTMHRLGSPTMETGRVTAWDVERVVEYTLGGDERIRFHLEPVGTDSTVIRFVNERRVDDRAGADEAEADRLDWLAVWHDHFELLESALAGQPVDWVLWTGARRGELCEDYAALSRT
- the ccsB gene encoding c-type cytochrome biogenesis protein CcsB translates to MTPLAAAANENLAQISNYLVYSSMAVYMLAFFAHIAEWTFGSRSKVARTAAALTAAAPAPAVRVRSKGGGTAVLDKPQVVTRSAAGTRDVPDGPGAAGGTEQGDLYGRIAVSLTALAFLIEAAGVVARAMSVQRAPWGNMYEFSITFSTVAVGAYLVLLALKKNVRWLGLILVTTVLLDLGIAVTWLYTDSDQLVPALHSYWLWIHVSTAIFCGAVFYIGAAGAVLYLFRDSYEAKIAGGGKPGRFASSVLERLPSASSLDKFSYRINAAVFPLWTFTIIAGAIWAGDAWGRYWGWDPKEVWSFVTWVAYACYLHARATAGWKGRKAAYLALFAFACWIWNYYGVNILLSGKHSYAGV